One Paroedura picta isolate Pp20150507F chromosome 3, Ppicta_v3.0, whole genome shotgun sequence genomic window carries:
- the EME1 gene encoding structure-specific endonuclease subunit EME1, translating into MRVDTMFPEVSDSEAEELPTFSFLKKQLPLRDEIVVLCSSDSEDSATQSPAWKKACRGQDSARAATQLKKMPELSDESEEDEDLMPLAERLRRNHLDAKPSTTGASFTRIQERRSPELAGPKRLHSDGEQVATIYWQQSQPRASDIRRRAVLNTWELSESDQEMAPRHPKETSIKQLSVCHSQCSEENGSHRIAEKNLESFPLQTRTKDNQEEAHHHKAHQDAAQKRKDQETLKRLQEQERERKKALAKLQKAQRPKECLKHIQIVLDPGLLQVEGGGQVLTTLQSMDCSYAIANQAVPCSITWRRKTGIAQAEEDNWIEEPNILVLVLLEDFVSMIRNYKQDSMEGSTVTLQSFVAKIKKKIPGKTVAMAVVGLDKYFSCHSSEAKEQGKQRNRKKKALPTAELSRVDVEEALVGLQLPTGVQVRILESWKEFADFAGMFTKAVAEAPFKRERDTPCFSFCLEGDWIGGAKVDCSGKGLLQVWKRQFQQFNRVSLEMANAIVARYPSPQLLVQAYNTISSEQDRQNLLAAIPVRRGDGVTATTRRVGPELSKRIYLQMTSCNPDLSLDEPKI; encoded by the exons ATGAGAGTAGACACAATGTTCCCAGAAGTGAGTGACAGTGAGGCTGAGGAGCTACCCACCTTTTCTTTTCTAAAGAAGCAGCTCCCTCTAAGAGATGAAATTGTTGTCCTCTGCAGCTCGGATTCTGAGGACTCAGCCACTCAGTCTCCTGCATGGAAAAAGGCCTGTCGTGGGCAAGACTCAGCCAGAGCTGCTACGCAACTGAAAAAAATGCCAGAGCTCAGTGATGAAAGTGAAGAGGATGAGGACCTAATGCCCTTGGCTGAGAGGCTCAGGAGAAACCACTTGGACGCCAAACCTTCTACAACCGGGGCTTCATTTACTAGAATCCAGGAACGAAGAAGCCCTGAATTGGCTGGGCCCAAGAGACTACACTCAGATGGTGAGCAAGTAGCCACTATTTACTGGCAGCAGTCACAACCCAGAGCATCAGACATCCGGAGGAGAGCTGTACTCAATACTTGGGAGTTGTCAGAGAGTGACCAGGAAATGGCTCCCAGACATCCTAAGGAAACATCCATCAAACAGCTTTCAGTTTGTCACTCTCAGTgctcagaagaaaatggaagccaCCGAATTGCTGAGAAGAACCTGGAGTCCTTCCCTCTTCAGACAAGAACAAAAGACAACCAAGAGGAAGCTCACCACCATAAAGCTCACCAGGACGCCGCACAGAAAAGAAAAGATCAAGAAACTCTGAAGAGGCTGCAGgagcaggaaagagagaggaagaaggctCTTGCCAAGCTGCAAAAAGCTCAGAGGCCAAAAGAATGTCTGAAGCACATTCAAATAGTGCTGGATCCAG GTCTTTTGCAGGTAGAAGGTGGTGGACAGGTGCTTACCACTTTGCAGTCCATGGACTGTAGCTACGCCATTGCGAATCAAGCTGTCCCCTGCAGTATAACCtggagaaggaaaactggaataGCTCAA GCTGAAGAAGACAACTGGATAGAAGAACCCAACATCCTTGTTCTCGTGCTTCTTGAAGACTTTGTCTCCATGATCCGAAACTATAAGCAG GATAGCATGGAAGGATCTACCGTTACTCTGCAGAGCTTTGTGGCTAAAATCAAGAAGAAAATCCCTGGGAAAACTGTGGCAATGGCTGTTGTTGGCCTAGACAAATACTTCAG TTGTCACAGCAGTGAGGCCAAGGAGCAGGGCAAACAAAGGAATCGGAAAAAGAAGGCCCTTCCAACTGCAGAGTTATCCAGAGTGGACGTGGAAGAA GCTTTAGTGGGGCTACAGCTTCCCACAGGTGTCCAGGTTCGCATCCTTGAGAGCTGGAAGGAGTTTGCTGATTTTGCTGGCATGTTCACCAAAGCTGTCGCTGAAGCACCATTCAA AAGAGAACGGGATACGCCCTGCTTTTCTTTCTGCTTGGAGGGTGACTGGATTGGGGGTGCAAAAGTCGACTGCTCTGGAAAGGGGCTACTGCAAGTCTGGAAGAGACAGTTTCAGCAGTTTAACCGGGTCAGTCTAGAGATGGCCAATGCCATTGTGGCCAGATACCCGTCTCCCCAGCTCCTTGTCCAG GCCTACAACACCATCTCCTCTGAACAGGACCGCCAGAATCTTCTTGCAGCGATACCTGTCCGCCGTGGTGATGGTGTGACTGCCACAACAAGGCGAGTTGGTCCAGAGCTCTCCAAACGGATTTACTTACAGATGACTTCCTGTAATCCTGATCTTTCACTGGATGAACCAAAAATATAG